The following proteins are encoded in a genomic region of Nicotiana sylvestris chromosome 4, ASM39365v2, whole genome shotgun sequence:
- the LOC138890566 gene encoding uncharacterized protein — protein MGVQEVLVLGDLDLLVHQIQGEWEIRDLNLIPYQQCLHDLCQRFRSVEFRHIPRIHNEVDDALDTLASILHHPDKAYVDPLHIQVHDQHAYCNVVEEKLDGEPWFHDIKEYIMMGVYRYKPQGIKREQFGGWQADFSSAEGFYTKGLWILDC, from the coding sequence atgggtgtccaggaagtcttggtcttgggagacttggaccttctggtgcaccagatccaaggggaatgggaaataAGGGATTTAAATCTTATACCGTACCagcaatgtttacatgatctttgtcaacggtttcggtcagtagagttcaggcatattccaaggatccataatgaggttgatGATGCTTTAGATACCTTGGCGTCAATAttacaccatccagataaggcctatgttgacccgttgcatattcaggtccacgatcagcatgcttactgcaatgtggtagaagaaaaacttgatggtgagccttggtttcatgatatcaaggaatatatcatgATGGGGGTGTAccggtacaagccacaggggatcaaaagagaacaattcggcggttggcaagcggatttttcttcagcggaggggttttaTACAAAAGGACTCtggatcttggattgttga